The following coding sequences are from one Arcobacter nitrofigilis DSM 7299 window:
- a CDS encoding Fur family transcriptional regulator, whose translation MNNNEEFEDIKDELKKIVKQKGLKYTEQREIVLEVLLNAKGHLTAEEIYNEVKNANPDSNIGIATVYRSLSFLEEVHLITSITFGTDGKKYESNTKNHHDHLICVSCGKIVEFMDEEIEKRQTKVAKENGFVITNHVMQLLGKCSDCQ comes from the coding sequence ATGAATAATAATGAAGAATTTGAAGATATAAAAGATGAACTTAAAAAAATTGTAAAGCAAAAAGGTCTTAAATATACTGAACAAAGAGAAATTGTTCTTGAAGTACTTTTAAATGCAAAGGGGCATTTAACTGCAGAAGAAATTTATAATGAAGTTAAAAATGCTAATCCTGATTCAAATATAGGAATAGCAACTGTATATAGATCTTTATCATTTTTAGAAGAAGTTCATTTAATCACATCAATTACATTTGGAACTGATGGTAAAAAATACGAATCAAACACTAAAAATCACCATGATCATTTGATTTGTGTTTCTTGTGGAAAAATAGTTGAATTTATGGATGAAGAGATAGAAAAAAGACAAACCAAAGTGGCAAAAGAAAATGGTTTTGTAATTACAAACCATGTAATGCAACTTCTTGGTAAATGTTCTGATTGTCAATAA
- a CDS encoding FeoA family protein: MTLSELKKGECGEIIKVSANQVLKSRLNSFGITKGAKIYVIEQTMSKNTIEIRLNSTKIALRTNEAKTIEIERRECEI; encoded by the coding sequence ATGACTTTAAGTGAGTTAAAAAAAGGTGAATGTGGAGAAATAATAAAAGTATCTGCAAATCAAGTATTAAAATCTAGATTAAACTCTTTTGGGATAACTAAAGGTGCAAAAATATATGTAATCGAACAAACAATGTCAAAAAATACAATTGAAATCAGACTCAATAGTACAAAAATTGCATTAAGAACAAATGAAGCAAAAACTATTGAAATAGAAAGAAGAGAATGCGAAATATAA
- a CDS encoding methyl-accepting chemotaxis protein, whose protein sequence is MFFGNCKEKDSEIAKLKEEIKILKEELKSEKLNQNESELKSEARYKKEIKEIKEELEIFKNISKSSFEEGLVAFDKNKSEIFKNERASSHIMDSSAILNAIKENKSTVILGDCEAKITLQSFDNVDVVILTKVSIKDAENSSILKYNGENISNALTSTQEVYVSLLDDLDSMMTESKDTAKGSLSGLNLTESIVKDTGFIQEHIQSENTMVHNLVENSKNISSVITMIEAIAFQTNILSLNAAVEAATAGEAGKGFAVVAGEVRNLATRSAEAAKEIKKVVDLIQNESLNIKNSSDKIAKSVDETKTRVDELIKLMNSFEKNSSRSVFEVESISNKIFINLAKLDHIIYKNNLYKLLFGEPNNFNGVDHHNCRLGKWYETGLGKTEFSFVHSYKQLEPYHKAVHDNANALATECSSKDEICTTEIIENRVHKIEKASEGVFEFLDRILSEKNHHLMNEAAKELFENKLKG, encoded by the coding sequence ATGTTTTTTGGTAATTGTAAAGAGAAAGATTCAGAAATAGCTAAATTAAAAGAAGAAATTAAGATTTTGAAAGAAGAATTAAAATCTGAAAAGCTTAATCAAAATGAAAGTGAACTTAAAAGTGAAGCTAGATACAAAAAAGAAATAAAAGAAATAAAAGAGGAATTAGAGATATTTAAAAATATTTCTAAGAGTTCATTTGAAGAGGGATTAGTTGCCTTTGATAAAAATAAGAGTGAAATTTTTAAAAATGAAAGAGCAAGTTCACATATAATGGATAGTAGTGCTATTTTAAATGCAATTAAAGAAAATAAATCTACTGTTATTCTTGGAGATTGTGAAGCTAAAATCACTTTACAAAGCTTTGACAATGTGGATGTTGTAATACTTACAAAAGTGTCAATAAAAGATGCTGAAAATAGCTCAATTTTAAAATATAATGGAGAAAATATCAGTAATGCTTTAACTTCAACTCAAGAGGTATATGTAAGTTTATTGGATGATTTAGATTCAATGATGACTGAATCTAAGGATACTGCAAAAGGTTCCCTTTCGGGACTTAATTTAACTGAAAGTATTGTAAAGGATACAGGGTTTATTCAAGAGCATATTCAATCAGAAAATACTATGGTTCACAATCTTGTAGAAAATAGTAAAAATATCTCTTCAGTTATAACTATGATAGAAGCAATAGCATTTCAAACAAATATTTTATCACTTAATGCAGCAGTAGAAGCTGCAACTGCTGGAGAAGCTGGAAAGGGTTTTGCCGTAGTTGCTGGGGAAGTTAGAAACTTGGCAACTAGAAGTGCAGAAGCTGCAAAAGAGATAAAAAAAGTAGTTGATTTAATACAAAATGAAAGTTTAAATATAAAAAATAGTTCTGATAAAATTGCAAAATCAGTTGATGAAACTAAAACTAGGGTTGATGAACTTATCAAATTAATGAATAGTTTTGAAAAAAATTCTAGTAGGTCAGTTTTTGAAGTAGAAAGTATAAGTAATAAAATCTTTATTAACCTTGCAAAATTAGATCATATAATTTATAAAAATAATCTATACAAACTACTCTTTGGTGAACCTAATAATTTTAATGGCGTTGACCATCATAATTGTAGACTTGGAAAATGGTATGAGACTGGGCTTGGAAAAACTGAATTTAGTTTTGTGCATTCATATAAACAACTTGAACCTTATCACAAGGCAGTACATGATAATGCAAATGCATTAGCAACTGAATGTTCAAGTAAAGATGAAATCTGTACAACGGAAATTATAGAAAATAGAGTTCATAAAATAGAAAAAGCAAGTGAAGGTGTTTTTGAATTCTTAGATAGAATTTTAAGTGAGAAAAATCATCATTTGATGAATGAAGCTGCAAAAGAACTGTTTGAAAATAAGCTAAAAGGTTAA
- the feoB gene encoding ferrous iron transport protein B: MRNINEKKLIRIALVGQPNVGKSMLINSISNSKLRVGNFSGVTVEKKQIEFQHDDYLFQITDLPGSYSLNDYTIEEKVTKNYLEKGDYDIILNVLDSTNLERNLYLTTELLALDKKMVIALNMIDEADNEGLSIDENQLAKIIGKPCVKTSAKNKIGIDTLINTMIQKYNSSKIESKLIFSNAMEEEISNIKTLLIEKKYPSDVHYREVAIKLLQEDKKTYLKFHDEPIWTELQPVLKEALEHIYLHYNTKDLDEIFADEKNSFARGATQEVVSSKKIYGQDLSSKIDNILLNKVLGIPIFLFFMWGLFQLTFVVGNIPMDMIDSFFASLVDGTKNILGDNELSSLVADGAIAGVGAVILFVPNIVILFFGIALLETTGYMSRVAFLLDGFFHKFGLHGKSFIPLVSGFGCSVPAYMAARTLKNDRDRLLTLFIIGFMSCGARLPIYVLFTGAFFSGDSAGNILFLIYITGALLGLIAAKVLKITVFKSEDEPFVMEMPKYRLPTFKLIWHTVSNQALMYLKKAGTFILAASILIWFASNYPKNHEYTQEINTKIEQTSNEAKKQELQNSLVQYNLENSYLGVIGKFSQPLFAPLGFDWRMTVALETGLAAKEIVVSTLGILYGLGDQLTEESDTLLTKIKNNIPITSALSFIMFVMIYIPCLAASMVFAREAGGWKYLVYLFVFTTGTAWVLSFITYNITRIIVT; this comes from the coding sequence ATGCGAAATATAAATGAAAAAAAATTAATTAGAATAGCCCTTGTAGGGCAACCAAACGTCGGAAAATCAATGCTTATCAATTCTATTTCTAACTCTAAATTAAGAGTCGGAAATTTTTCAGGTGTAACAGTAGAAAAAAAACAAATAGAATTTCAACATGATGATTATCTTTTCCAAATTACAGATTTACCAGGTTCATACTCATTAAATGATTATACAATTGAAGAAAAAGTTACAAAAAACTATCTTGAAAAAGGTGACTATGATATTATATTAAATGTTTTAGACTCTACAAATTTAGAAAGAAATCTTTACTTAACAACTGAATTATTAGCTTTAGATAAAAAAATGGTTATTGCTTTAAATATGATTGATGAAGCAGATAATGAAGGTTTATCAATAGATGAAAATCAATTGGCAAAAATCATAGGAAAACCTTGTGTAAAAACATCAGCAAAAAATAAAATAGGTATTGATACTCTAATAAATACTATGATTCAAAAATACAATTCTTCTAAAATTGAATCGAAATTAATTTTTTCAAATGCAATGGAAGAAGAAATCTCAAACATAAAAACACTATTAATTGAAAAAAAATATCCAAGTGATGTTCACTATAGAGAAGTTGCAATTAAACTTTTACAAGAAGATAAAAAAACATATTTAAAATTTCATGATGAACCCATTTGGACAGAACTACAACCTGTACTAAAAGAGGCTTTAGAACATATATATTTACATTATAACACAAAAGATTTAGATGAGATTTTTGCAGATGAAAAAAACTCTTTTGCAAGAGGAGCAACACAAGAAGTTGTAAGTAGTAAAAAAATCTATGGACAAGATTTAAGTTCAAAAATAGATAATATATTACTAAATAAAGTTTTAGGTATTCCTATATTTTTATTTTTTATGTGGGGACTTTTTCAACTCACTTTTGTAGTTGGAAATATTCCAATGGATATGATTGATTCATTTTTTGCTTCCCTTGTAGATGGGACAAAAAATATTTTAGGAGATAATGAACTCTCTTCTTTAGTAGCAGATGGAGCAATAGCTGGAGTGGGAGCAGTAATCTTATTTGTCCCAAATATTGTTATTTTATTTTTTGGTATTGCTTTACTTGAAACCACAGGTTACATGAGTAGAGTTGCTTTTTTACTTGATGGATTTTTTCATAAATTTGGACTTCATGGAAAATCATTTATTCCTTTAGTTTCTGGGTTTGGTTGCTCAGTTCCTGCTTATATGGCAGCAAGAACATTAAAAAATGATAGAGATAGACTTCTAACACTATTTATTATTGGTTTTATGTCTTGTGGAGCTAGACTTCCAATTTATGTACTTTTTACAGGGGCATTTTTTTCAGGAGATAGTGCAGGAAATATTTTATTTTTAATATACATTACAGGAGCACTTCTTGGACTTATAGCTGCAAAAGTACTTAAAATTACAGTTTTTAAAAGTGAAGATGAGCCCTTTGTAATGGAGATGCCTAAATATAGACTACCAACATTTAAACTCATTTGGCACACAGTTTCAAACCAAGCACTAATGTACTTAAAAAAAGCAGGAACTTTTATTTTAGCTGCTTCAATTCTAATTTGGTTTGCTTCTAATTATCCAAAAAATCATGAGTATACACAAGAAATCAATACAAAGATAGAACAAACTTCAAATGAAGCAAAAAAACAAGAATTACAAAATAGTCTTGTGCAATACAATTTAGAAAACTCTTACTTAGGAGTTATTGGTAAATTTTCTCAACCATTATTTGCTCCCTTAGGTTTTGATTGGAGAATGACAGTTGCATTAGAGACTGGACTTGCGGCAAAAGAGATAGTTGTTTCTACTTTAGGTATTTTATATGGTTTAGGAGATCAGTTAACAGAAGAGAGTGATACATTACTTACTAAAATTAAAAATAATATTCCTATTACATCAGCACTTTCATTTATTATGTTTGTAATGATTTATATACCTTGTTTAGCTGCCTCAATGGTTTTTGCAAGAGAAGCTGGAGGATGGAAATACTTAGTTTATCTTTTTGTTTTTACAACAGGAACAGCGTGGGTTTTATCTTTTATAACTTATAACATTACAAGAATTATAGTTACATGA
- a CDS encoding DUF2325 domain-containing protein, with the protein MSVLVIGGDKISTIISTLEDLGASSIRHWDARKKSSAPKKKIPQDTDCIIMLTSFLNHNVMHKYKNIAKKQNIPYICTKHSSNCVYDEYKKMIDSNSCGDCDLNCNKRKNENY; encoded by the coding sequence ATGAGTGTATTAGTTATTGGCGGGGATAAGATATCTACTATAATATCTACGTTAGAAGATTTAGGAGCAAGTTCTATTAGGCATTGGGATGCAAGAAAAAAATCATCTGCACCAAAGAAAAAAATTCCACAAGATACAGATTGTATTATCATGCTTACATCATTTTTAAATCATAATGTTATGCATAAATATAAAAATATAGCAAAAAAACAAAATATTCCATATATTTGTACAAAACACTCTTCTAATTGTGTTTATGATGAATATAAAAAAATGATTGATTCAAATAGTTGTGGAGATTGCGATTTAAATTGCAATAAAAGAAAAAATGAAAATTATTAA
- a CDS encoding arginyltransferase: MQLIDDELEFVENNKDCSYFDDEISDIRYRYLKNCTPEDYQNMLEHGWRRFGRMHFVPECKNCTKCISIRIDVANYKFSKSEKRVMAKNKDTKVYIQPPSISVDHLNLYDKYHKFMNDKKSWPYAPIEPIEYSRSYIDGKTSFTKEFLYMRDDKLIGVALTDILDKSISSIYCFYDHDYEKLSIGKFSILAQIKVAKQLKIPYIYLGYWIKDHFSMGYKEAYTPFEVLENRASLDEKTIWNKYKV, from the coding sequence ATGCAATTGATAGATGATGAATTAGAGTTTGTAGAGAATAATAAGGATTGTTCTTATTTTGACGATGAAATATCTGATATAAGATATAGATACTTAAAAAACTGTACGCCAGAAGATTACCAAAACATGCTTGAGCATGGCTGGAGAAGATTTGGTAGAATGCATTTTGTTCCAGAGTGTAAAAATTGTACAAAGTGTATAAGTATTAGAATTGATGTTGCAAATTATAAGTTCTCTAAATCAGAAAAAAGGGTGATGGCAAAAAATAAAGATACAAAAGTCTATATTCAACCTCCTTCGATTTCTGTAGATCATTTAAATTTATATGATAAATATCATAAATTTATGAATGATAAAAAATCATGGCCTTACGCACCAATTGAACCAATAGAATATAGTAGATCATATATTGATGGTAAAACTTCATTTACAAAAGAGTTTTTGTATATGAGAGATGACAAATTAATTGGTGTTGCTTTAACTGATATTCTAGATAAATCTATCTCTTCTATTTATTGTTTTTATGATCATGACTATGAAAAGTTATCTATTGGTAAATTTTCAATATTAGCTCAAATAAAAGTTGCAAAACAATTAAAAATCCCATATATTTATTTAGGTTATTGGATAAAAGACCATTTTTCTATGGGATATAAAGAAGCATATACACCTTTTGAAGTACTAGAAAATAGAGCTTCTTTAGATGAAAAGACTATTTGGAATAAATATAAGGTATAA
- a CDS encoding response regulator: protein MNDKIYNIAIVDDTKEIIEMLSKSLSRSDKYKVSTYSNPLTAINNIDSKTDVVFLDIVMPQMDGLEALEKIVEKNPDIKVIMMTASSTLDRVLKAHKYGATHYIMKPFDSMDAIMKKLELVISL, encoded by the coding sequence ATGAATGATAAAATATATAATATTGCCATTGTTGATGATACTAAAGAGATAATTGAAATGCTATCAAAATCACTTTCAAGAAGTGATAAATATAAAGTTTCTACTTATTCAAACCCACTTACTGCTATAAATAATATTGATTCAAAAACTGATGTTGTATTTTTGGATATAGTTATGCCACAAATGGATGGACTTGAAGCTTTAGAAAAAATAGTTGAAAAAAATCCAGATATAAAAGTTATCATGATGACAGCAAGCTCTACTTTAGATAGAGTTCTAAAAGCACATAAATATGGAGCGACTCACTACATAATGAAACCATTTGATTCTATGGATGCTATTATGAAAAAACTTGAATTAGTAATTAGTTTGTAG